The genomic stretch GCAATCCGTTGATCCTGTCCCAAAATGGGACCAGGCTAGCCCGAGCCAAGCGCTTGCGCAAGGACAGGGTGTGAATGTGTTTGAATTCGATTCTGTCTTTGAGATTGATAGTGGGAGAGGGTCCCAGAGCACTCCAGTCTAGAACCCGCCTGAGCTCATCGCTATCTGAATCATCATGGAGCGTGACCAGCTCGTTCCATGTCTCCTCTAGGTCTGTTTTCGCCATTACTTTGCGTATCAGGCCCAAGTTTTGCTCCCACCCTTCTGCAAGGTGGTCAAGTTGCAGGTAAATTTCCGTGTCGATAATCTTCTCGGCCGGTTGGTACAATCTTGCTGCCGTTGCAGTTTTGCCGTGGGCCTTGACGTGACAGTAATGACACAAAGGTGACCCTTGGTGGTCCAGCCTGAGCTGGCTGAAATGGCGAAGCGGCCACAACACAATCATTCCAAATGCGACAGTTGGTTGCCATTTTTCACAGCTTGGACATCTGACCCGCAGTGGAAGCTGTTGAGGTTCAGCTGCAGATTCCGCGTCTTCAGGTTCCGCGTCTTCAGAATCCGTCTTCAGGATATCAGGATGCAGCGGCTCATCAACGAAGTGCCACTCTTGCATGGAGCACAAATGAGCCGGTATCCGCTTCAAGTTGGGTGGTACCAATACTTTTGGCAAGAGACCGGGGAACAGCCTGTTGAagcccaaccccaaacccacGTCCGTTCGGGAGAAAATGATTGGGGCATCGGTGTTACCACAAAAAGCTGATGGGCAGGGCGGTCACGGTAGAGGTTGCGCTGGAACTTACACTCCACGCACCTCCGTTCGTGACGAGCCTTGCCGACGATGTGAGGGTTTGTCTCTTCAATGCAGTTTTCGTGCTTCCTGCGAACTTCCTCTACATCTTCGTCATCATTCAGTTCCCTGTTCACTGCTTTGTTCCAGTGGAAGGACGTCTGATACTGCTGCCGGTACTGCTCGGTGGGTTCTCTGTCTTGCTCCGCTCGCCTCTGAATCGATGAGAGCCTGCTCTCTGTTGTGGTTGCAAGTTTCCAATCTGTGAGGGCCATCTTCTGCACTTCGGAACTTCTCATCCAAGGTTTCCTTGTGGCTGTGTTGAACAACTCACTGTCATCAAACATGGCATTCGAGAGAAGTTTCATGCAACCGAAACAAGCGTACCAGCTGCTAGCCCACCAGTCCCGGCCACGGTTTGTCATCTGTGGTATGGTCTCGTGTAAAAGATAAAATTTCGGTTGCCGAAATGGGTAGCCTGGGTAGTCGTCCAGCTCCGGGCCACCATTCTTGGGAAGAAGTTCGAGAGCGAGTAGGCGCTGTTGAAAGTCATGTTCAATAGGGTTGATAAAGTCGCGAAGGCCCTTGGAGGTTTGAGAAAGGGCGATGAGAGAAACGGGATCGAGGCAGGAAATAATGTCGATGAGAATATCCACTGGGAGGGAGATTAAGACGTCCTGAGCAGAAGCCATGGTGGAAAAGTTCGATAGTATGTTGTAGCCGTGTACTGATTTCGGTGTTGAGGCGTGCTGAAAAAAATGATGATTCGAAAAGAAACCGTATGAGAGGGGTATGCGCTGGTCTTTTATACGAGACATTGCCATGATACTCCGGAGGCCAAATTCAATGTTTGATCGGAAGCACAATAGGCATTGTCTATGCAAGCCAAGTGGAAGGCCACAAAGAAGGATGATTCGCCCCGGTAATAAAACAAAGAAATTCATCTTCGCCTGCTTTGCGGGCCAAGTCGCAAGGGGCGCCAAAAAAAAGGGCTCCATTTCCCCGTTGCGCGTCGTCGACTTGGAAACAGTGAGGGTCTGGGAGATCGTGCAACAAATATGAACACTGTTCTGAGGACATGACCAGGCAGACAAGCATGCCCACTTTCATTGTGCTGCCTCCAACAGAACATACGAGAGTTGGACTGATATTGTCAAGTAGGAGGGGAACAGCGGTTTTTGCTGATGATCGGCATGGGCGACTGCGGATAGTCTGATAGCGTCGTAGTCTAAGCGAGGGTGAGGTCGCATGAGAGGGACAGGAAGTCGCCCATGAATCGAGTTCATGCGGTCGATATCGGGGAACGCGCAGGGCCGAGAGTTGGCAGTGCTCGAAATCGAAACcagccgaggccgaggagaacgCTTGTCAAACTCAAGCGTGATGTCAGATTGCGCTGTAGAAAGGATACAGCTTTTGCCTTGCAGCCAATCAGGTAATGCTGGGGAGTTCGTCCAGTTTCGCGGGGTCGAGGGTCTATTTCCACAGTACTTTAACCCATCGCAGTTTTGTCTGGTATGTACAACGCTGGACCGATGGTATGCCGCGTAACAGGAGAGTGAGCGTGGACTTCATGTCTCCACATGCGCGCGGGCATTGCATATTTGGAAGCCAGTCGAGAGGCGGCTTGCAGTGGCGATGGTGAGGAGATGTCTGAGAAGCTCGACTGAAAGGACCGAAACGGCATTTCTGGGACGTGGAAAAGCGTATTCGCGAGCCCATCACGTCGGCGAGCCTGGTGTCAGCCCAGTATTGTCCCATTCAGTCATCGCTCGTTCCCCTGCTGTTGTGGCCGTGATACAGTCCTTTCATGAGCTCAATCGTTTCCACGAGGTTCTGTGAAGCTGAACCTATCGGCAGGATGTACGGAGTCGCATTGGCAGGGTGAAAGCATTGTCGTCCTCGAGAAGTCGAGGATGGGAAGATGGTTGGAACTGACGCCAAAGGCCGCTGGGATTGTCATGTTGATTCAGACATCTGCAGAATGTCGAAATCGGAGGCGACGTCGATGGAGAGGTTTCAAGAGAATTTCCAGGAATGCATTGCGCTCAAAATCTTTAAATTGGCAGGTTTGATGTTCAGAGGCTGCAGCCGTGTGTTGATGTATGGCAAAAAAGGGTGTTGATTAGAAGCGCGCGGTCGAAGGTGGTGTCCATAGTTGGTCAGAGTCAAAAAAACCCACCAGTGAAGAGGGGAGTCCCCTTACCTCTGTCTGCCAAGTATTGCGGCTCTGCTTGATCATGGCGGACCATTTGCGAACCACGTTGCAAACCACAAGGcacccaacaacctcacctctcGCCGCTTTTAGGGGCAGttgagggttagggttatcTGCTGCGTAAGTGTAAGCATCTCACTTTCTCACAACCATAAACACAACTTGCCATGGATGGCAAGGGTCTTGCTGCGCGGGCGCGCGCACGTTTAGATCCGCTCGACCAGTCTTTCAAATAACAGGCATTCCCTCGATCTCCTATATCACGGTAGCCATATCCTTCCATTCTGTTCAAGTTGAGCACTTACAGGTTCTTTGGAAGTCGTTCAAGATTCCCGAGCTGTTTTAGCAACCTTCTTCCATTCTTATCCAAGTAGATTGTGCTCTCCCTCCTAACTTTTCCAGCTCACTTCGTCGGTTGACCCGGATCTTTCCAGCCCCAACCATCAATCGCTCTACGCCCCACGATGCAGCATCTTCTACCTGACAACAACCCTCCACCCGTGGAAGGGCAAATGTAGGTTGCAATTTTTGCCATTGTCCTTTTTTCCCCATCATACCCCAGTGGGCTGCTTTTCTCTCGGGTCCATAAATACTACCATGTCTTTGTTTGTGTTCCTTCCTTGTCATTTCAGATACCAATCACTTGATATCCGTCCGATCTTTCCGCGACCACTCACACATTTCAAGACCTCCACGCACGGACCaagcccctcccccacaagCTATGACCTTCATCTCGGATTGCCTCAACACCTTCCTCCAGCAAAGCGACCTCGCCGATCCAATTGCGTACGGCAGATTGGTTGGTTCCAATGCAGACCTAAAGACCCGCACCCGAATCCACCTCCAAAAGGCAAATGAAGCTATACAGACTTTTAATGCTTCATTTGCCGCCGGCAATTgatctttctttccctttggGGTTGGCGTCTCTCTCGACCAATAACAGGTTCCATCTGCACATCACTATGCCAATAAGCCGGGCCCGTTAAGGCTTAATAACGCATCAACCAACCGATGGATGCCATATTGATTGCTGGTGGCTGCGGGGACCCGCCCACCCCATTCCCCAACATCATGACAGTCCTCTTTCCTCCCGATATTTTTCATCGCGGGTTATCACCGAGATGCAATTCTCATCCAGTGACACCTTCCCAACTCTCTTCGATGTTCTTCACCACTTTTCCGGACCCGCTGAACCCAGTATTGGCCCGCTCGAAACCACCGCCTTCCCAGATGTCGCATTTCCGGAGACGCAAACAACCTATCCTCGCGTGCCAATCGTGGATGGCAGCCGGCCTTGTGGTGTTCCCAGCAATGTGGTTCGGCTCCGTCATCCCGGTTCTTGGTCAGCGTGCCGCGGGTGTAACGGTGGGCAAGCCTACCCGCACCGTGTGGCTCATACGGTGTACCTATTTAAGCCCAGTGCACGAATGTGGTTCGTGGGGACTGTTAGTCAAGCCAACTTCAAGCACTGGCGAGTGGAActgaaagggaaagggagccAAAAGATGTGCGGTTACAATTGTTCTGGGTATTTACTGGATTTCTTTGGGTGGTGTGTAAAATAAGATGGAATTCTCAGCACAGGTTGCATGTTCTATATCGTTGAGTGGGTACCTACCGTATGGACCTATCTACTTTACTTTTGACGCcaaatattatttataccGCTACCCCTTCCTTTATGTTCCACGAAACTAAGGGTTTTATGTGGTATATTTTCAGTTTAGTCTTCTGGAAATAAACCCTTTATGCTTCTTAAGCGGAGAACATCCTGGTGACGAAAATGAACAAGATGGGCAGTTTACTGTGGGGCAAGACTTAAATGTGGATAATCTTCCAACTCTTCTCGTACGCACCTATAGCGGTGGTCCTCCCTCTCATCTTCATGGTACGAGCTACGTACGGTCCATCGATCTCCTGCTCCGATGCTCATCATTTTCCGTGCAATATAATGGGGGCAGTCGGAGCAGTTGTTAGTATGGTTGCGCTTGTTAATCTGACTTTGAGGTCAGGAAAGCCGATTCACTAAACCATCTCTGCCGTGAAATACAGCCCTGGAGGTTTTCTCGAACCCGTCGATCAACTTACCCAGCCCCAGTCGAATCTACAGCGGGTGACTACTGTATCACTGGATTCAACCCATCATGTCAACACAACAGGACAATGGGACGCCGCTAGGAACTGCGCAGCAAATGTAATACACCTGAAAGACAATTGCAGAAACTTGATAACTCGTTTAATAACCGACGATCGAGGCAGCGATAGCACCGCTTGAGGGTTGCCATCATCACGATGGACTACAGCTCATAAGGCAGAACATACAAGGACACATCTCTAGGTATTTTCACGGTGAATCTAGGTTACAAAACTATTAGCTAAGTACATCCCCCCCTAGTCCTctaacccacccctcccaagtCCCTCTACTTAACGTCTGCCTCAAGCCTTACTCTCTCCTCGCTCAGACATCGATCCCTCATCTGCTTCAGCGTAAAAGCAACCGGATCAGCAAGCTCTGTATTATACGCCTGTACCCTCCCCTCAAACGACTCGTGAGCCTGCTTGTCGAAGACGCAGAGCAAACACCCACAACAGCTCTCAATTTTCCTCTCAACACGCTGTCGCTTTTGCTTGAGGTGATACTTTGTCGGCGCTTCTACGTTCGTCAAACCCGCCGTCCAATTCCTGATTCGCTTCAAGACTTCCTCTTCGTGCCgtcgtctcctcctctcctccccccgaGCCACTACCTTGTAGTGGTCAGGGGGATGGGATAAATTCGACGGTTGCCACCGAGGGTTTCGTCTCGGCCATCCGTTGCTCTTCATGGTGTCAACCAGCGGAGTTATGTCGAATCCGTGCTTCGCCAGCCAGCTTAGATTGTCGAAGCGGAGTTCTCCAGGAATGTGTTGTTCTGGTGTTAAGCTTGGTTCTGTCGTTGGGCCTGTACACGGTCCAGGTGCTGATCTATTGCCGCTTGTTTGGAGGAGCGTGCGGATTTCTTGGCTAAACCACGTCTCTGGCGGGAAATCGACAATGGCgccgtggtggaggaggagctgggctACATCAACGTGGCCGTGTCTGCATGCTGCGCGTAGTGCGGTGCAATGTCGTGTTCCGTGGGCGTTGACgttggcgttgttgttgaggagtgCTTTAACTATGCTGACGTGACCGCGGGAAGAGGCTATCTGCAGCGCGGTCGCCTGATAACGATTTCCGAGAGATTCCATGTCTGCTCCTGCGTCGAGCAACTGACGCACAACTTCTTCATGTCCCTGCTCAGATGCTTGATGGAGTGCGGCCCGGATGTATTGGTtttttgttggttggtgggttaAATCCATTTCCGCCTCCAGCCTTTTGAGAAGAATCTCCACGATATGGCTGTGGCCGTAGTAGGACGCAAGTTCTAGAGGAGAACCATACAAGCTTGCGATTTCAGAGGAGGAACCCCATTTTTGTTCAAACGTGATGTCAGCCCCTGCATCTAGCAGCAACTGGACAATCGCACCGTGGCCTCTCGCTGATGCTACCGCCAAAGGAGTGCCATATCTCCCCGTGGAGCGTTGAGGGAGGCGCGCCGTGCAACCAGTACGCGAAGTTGACCCTCTTCGCCCCGTGATGCTGCCTTGTATGCGCTCCAGCTGTTGGTTGCAGTCACAGGCTCTTCGTTCGGGCTTTCCATGGGGAATTGCAAGTCCCTTTTCCAGTTTGTGACCTTGTCAATTGCATCCTGTTTACTCTCCAGCGGGTTCTCTGGGGACAAATCTGTTTGCCAGAAACCCATGCTGGTTGAGTGCCAAGAGGCCAGCTCGAACCTCGGGGCTCGCACAAGTCGTGATCCACTGCTCGTAAGACATGTCCATCAACCGTGATCGGTCCATCTCCCCTTCCTTGTCCATCCAGGTCCGAGCGGGGATTTCTGCCATCGGAtcgccagcaacaacaagatgACTCCGCGGATACAGGCCCCCGGGGAGGGCCCGTAGTTTGGCTGAAAGTCCTGCTTCCCCATCTTCGAAGCGCCTCAATTCCGCGTCCTGAAAATACGCCTTGTATGCCCCCTCCGTGGTTATTACATCAGGCAAGCGCGTGCAAGACGAAAATAGCAGGTCGGGGTGTTTCCTCCTGTGGTTTCAAACTGACATCGATCATGACCCGATCGACGAGACTTTCAAAGATGACTTTCTCGTCAACCAGCAACTCATCATCGAGCGGGTTTCTGGCGGTATTCTTGGCCCTGTCATAATTCAGGCCGAGGCCACTGTGACAGATTTCCAGAATAAAACTGTAAGGCATCCCTGGAACTCCCGTGTCAATACCGACAATGGATTCGATCAGCTTCAGACACACACTGTAAACGTGCTCGTAGCTCCGTCTGCCCCATAGAGGATTTGCCGGCCGCGTGTTCTTTGCCAGGTCGACGATCGGGTCCGCGTAAAAGACCACCATCAACGGGGGAAACAAGTGAAGATGCTGCAGTTTGAAGCAGTTTCGCCCAAACGTCTCGTTCGACTCCCTCTCAATCTTCACGCGAAGGGCATCGAAAGATTTGAAGTTGCAGTTGTAACCCTTCAGCATCGTGGATTCAAACATTTTCCAGGCCAGCGTGTGCTGCAAAGCTCGTGAGTTTTCCGATGTGGGGAACTGCGTCTTGGAGATGTGAAAGGGGTAGTAAGGGATTGCCTTGGCAAAGTCCTTGTTTCTGAAGTCGATTTGCAGAGTGCGTCCCACGGGGTTGCGCGTTTCGTTCCAGAGCATCTCCAAGAGACCTGGTATATCTGCTTCGGCGTTCAGGTATGTGCTGGCGAAGGCTGTATGCGATGGCATTTCCTCAGCTTCTGTGGCATGTTGGTATCCTAGCGTCCGGGCTAGGGCTCGACCTCAGGTGGCCATCATCATGTGCCTGCTTTTGTGATACCGGTCCCGTCTTGACACCCCTTGTTACGAGACCCGTTGTAACTATTTGGTGAAAAGAATAGGCGTCCCAAATCTCATCCAGGTTCGCGATGCGCTTCGGGTGCAATTCATGGGCTACGAATGCGCGGTCCAGCCTATCCAAAACAACCGCGTCCACCTCGTGTAGAAAGAGACCCTGGCTTGTTTCATTGGCGATTGCAGCGAAAGAGTTATCGATGATCTCTGAGGCACGTTCGTATAGTCCGCGATGAGAGAATACGTAACCATATTTGTTCTTCAGCTCGAACTTGCCCGATGCTGATTTGATCTGCAAGTTTCGTGGTCAATAGCTTTGCTTCTGTCCGTCCCAGGTATATTTCGGGGGGAGTCCGGGATATTGTCGGTTATGTGGGAAGCCCTGGACTTTGTAGCGAGTGTTCAAGTCGGGGTTTATACTCTGCATTGTGCTTGTGGTAGGTTTCCGCCGTTCTGGGATCATGTCCTGGAGTCATTTGTGTCGTAGTAATGTCACTTCGACCTAGGATTAGAAGAAACATGAACAAGTACCTAACTTCTAGCAGGAAATCACCCCTTTTTATAGTGACCGTAGACATCAACCCCCATGGAGGCTAGGGTTGTTCCCTGGGCCTtacacatcatcaccacatcagCGCTCACACGTTTGCAATTAAAGCCCTCGCAATCCAATCCCTAGCATTGAAACCCTTTCAACGAGAAACGCCGCAGTTGGCCGCAATTAGAACCCTCGCGAATGAGGCGTGGCCCGGTATTTAAAGCTTCCATGCCCGGGTGGGGGTGCGCTCGATGAATTGCATGGGCGCGTAGGCAGCAACAATTAACACCTAAGGTAGACTAGCTTATCAACCCGGTCGCTGCGCTATATCTCTCTATTGTAATCCTTGGTACCCAGCACAAGTTGGGTAGATTTTGAACTTGAAGCTTAATTTTCAAGAAATATATGGTTGTATTGGGACGAATGTTGACCAGGGTATTAATGGATGGGACAATGGCTCGTATTGCAAGTCAGCAAAGGTATAGTTAGACGTCAACTTACACTTTCCTTGCTGTCTTCAATAAGGAATAGGCCTATCCACAATCTCGGAAAGTCATTTAGTGGCCATCAAGATCCCTACACCCTCGGAGGAACATAAATATGGCGAATGAATGTAGACTCTATTCAAAGGTGAAAAGAACCGCCACCAAAAGAATGTCCTTCTAGGGACTAACCTGCTCGCAGCTTGACCCCTCCATTACAAAGATTATATCCTCCTATCGTACAACAAAATCTCGTCCAAAACGCTGGGGGAATGaactggtggtgatggtatTAGGTGCAGTGTATTAAGTGATATTAGTGCTGGTTGTGCGGTGAGTGAAGAATGTGTTGTGAAAAAAGGGGTATCAATGCTGAAGCCGCATCGCTAAAGTGACAAaatgctcctcctcctcctccttctgtCACAAACTAGCAGCCATACTTCATCCAGAAACCCGCTC from Podospora pseudopauciseta strain CBS 411.78 chromosome 3, whole genome shotgun sequence encodes the following:
- a CDS encoding hypothetical protein (COG:S; EggNog:ENOG503P4GN); this translates as MASAQDVLISLPVDILIDIISCLDPVSLIALSQTSKGLRDFINPIEHDFQQRLLALELLPKNGGPELDDYPGYPFRQPKFYLLHETIPQMTNRGRDWWASSWYACFGCMKLLSNAMFDDSELFNTATRKPWMRSSEVQKMALTDWKLATTTESRLSSIQRRAEQDREPTEQYRQQYQTSFHWNKAVNRELNDDEDVEEVRRKHENCIEETNPHIVGKARHERRCVECKFQRNLYRDRPAHQLFVVTPMPQSFSPERTWVWGWASTGCSPVSCQKYWYHPT
- a CDS encoding hypothetical protein (COG:L; EggNog:ENOG50KOG0508); translation: MAEIPARTWMDKEGEMDRSRLMDMSYEQWITTCASPELERIQGSITGRRGSTSRTGCTARLPQRSTGRYGTPLAVASARGHGAIVQLLLDAGADITFEQKWGSSSEIASLYGSPLELASYYGHSHIVEILLKRLEAEMDLTHQPTKNQYIRAALHQASEQGHEEVVRQLLDAGADMESLGNRYQATALQIASSRGHVSIVKALLNNNANVNAHGTRHCTALRAACRHGHVDVAQLLLHHGAIVDFPPETWFSQEIRTLLQTSGNRSAPGPCTGPTTEPSLTPEQHIPGELRFDNLSWLAKHGFDITPLVDTMKSNGWPRRNPRWQPSNLSHPPDHYKVVARGEERRRRRHEEEVLKRIRNWTAGLTNVEAPTKYHLKQKRQRVERKIESCCGCLLCVFDKQAHESFEGRVQAYNTELADPVAFTLKQMRDRCLSEERVRLEADVK